In Gemmata obscuriglobus, a single genomic region encodes these proteins:
- a CDS encoding 3-oxoacyl-ACP reductase family protein, which translates to MLLKDQIALVTGGSRGIGRGIVLALAREGAKVTFVYHSNADAANALAQEVAAAGGTAKGVQADVADPAAAQTVVDGVLAEHGRLDILVNNAGVIRDKLFLKMEADDWNAVINTNLTGTFAFCKAVAQQMAFKQRSGRIVNVSSIAAEHVNKGQANYAASKGAVNSFTRVLAAELAARNVLVNAVAPGFIATDMSQAVRNLAGEDNLKKIIPVRRLGTPDDIANVVLFLCGPAAAYVTGQVITVDGGLSLGAVSG; encoded by the coding sequence ATGCTGCTGAAGGACCAAATCGCGCTGGTAACGGGCGGGAGCCGCGGGATCGGCCGCGGGATCGTGCTGGCGCTCGCACGCGAAGGCGCGAAGGTGACCTTCGTTTACCACAGCAACGCCGACGCCGCCAACGCACTGGCGCAAGAGGTGGCCGCTGCAGGTGGCACCGCGAAGGGTGTTCAGGCCGACGTGGCCGATCCGGCCGCCGCACAGACCGTTGTGGACGGCGTTCTGGCGGAACACGGGCGGCTCGATATTCTGGTGAACAACGCCGGCGTTATCCGGGACAAGCTGTTCCTGAAAATGGAAGCGGACGACTGGAACGCGGTCATCAACACGAACCTGACCGGGACGTTCGCGTTCTGCAAGGCCGTCGCCCAGCAGATGGCCTTCAAGCAGCGGTCCGGGCGGATCGTGAACGTGTCCAGCATCGCCGCCGAACACGTGAACAAGGGCCAGGCGAACTACGCGGCGAGCAAGGGCGCGGTCAACAGCTTCACCCGCGTGCTGGCCGCGGAACTGGCCGCCCGCAACGTGCTGGTGAACGCGGTGGCCCCCGGGTTCATCGCGACCGACATGAGCCAGGCTGTGCGCAACCTGGCGGGCGAAGACAACCTCAAAAAGATCATTCCGGTGCGGCGGCTCGGGACACCGGACGACATCGCCAACGTGGTCCTCTTCCTTTGCGGCCCGGCCGCGGCGTACGTCACCGGGCAGGTGATTACCGTGGACGGCGGCCTCAGCCTCGGGGCGGTGTCCGGCTGA
- a CDS encoding acyl carrier protein, whose product MTREDIFDKVRKTLIEALSVDDDQVTPTARLKGDLGAESIDFLDIVFRLEKQFDVKIPREELFPESIFQGDAAFVSGGKVTAVGLAELEKQMPYADLAEFKKDPRLDKVEDLFTVELIVRYLESKVGKK is encoded by the coding sequence ATGACACGCGAAGATATTTTCGACAAGGTCCGCAAGACCCTGATTGAGGCCCTGAGCGTCGACGACGATCAGGTCACCCCGACCGCCCGGCTCAAGGGCGACCTGGGGGCCGAGTCCATCGACTTCCTGGACATCGTGTTCAGGCTCGAGAAGCAGTTCGACGTGAAGATCCCGCGCGAAGAGCTCTTCCCCGAGTCGATCTTCCAGGGCGACGCGGCGTTCGTCTCCGGCGGGAAGGTCACCGCGGTGGGGCTGGCCGAGCTCGAAAAGCAGATGCCCTACGCGGACCTCGCCGAGTTCAAAAAGGACCCGCGTCTGGACAAGGTCGAGGACCTGTTCACCGTGGAACTGATCGTTCGTTACCTGGAATCCAAAGTCGGGAAGAAGTGA
- a CDS encoding 3-hydroxyacyl-ACP dehydratase FabZ family protein, whose protein sequence is MRWTWIDRFVAFESGKSATAVKNLSLAEDHFADHFPGFPVMPAPLILEGLAQTGGILVGEARQYRENVVLAKMSNMKFHRDALAGEQLTYTTTLIDLNDTGARVAATARSGADLVVEGEILFAHANPSQLPPGLPDTKFVFNGELTHLLRMAAAVSKPAAAGG, encoded by the coding sequence ATGCGCTGGACGTGGATCGACCGGTTCGTGGCGTTCGAGTCCGGCAAATCGGCGACCGCGGTGAAGAACCTCAGTCTCGCCGAAGACCACTTCGCGGACCACTTCCCGGGCTTCCCGGTGATGCCGGCGCCCCTCATCCTCGAAGGGCTCGCCCAGACCGGCGGCATTCTCGTCGGCGAGGCTCGGCAGTACCGCGAGAACGTTGTGCTCGCGAAAATGTCCAACATGAAGTTCCACCGCGACGCCCTCGCGGGCGAACAATTGACCTACACGACCACGCTGATCGACCTCAACGACACCGGGGCTCGGGTCGCCGCGACCGCGCGCAGTGGTGCCGATCTGGTTGTGGAAGGTGAGATTCTGTTCGCGCATGCGAACCCGAGCCAGCTCCCGCCGGGGTTGCCCGACACCAAATTCGTGTTCAACGGTGAGCTGACACACCTGTTGCGGATGGCCGCAGCGGTAAGTAAACCTGCGGCCGCCGGCGGGTAG
- a CDS encoding beta-ketoacyl-[acyl-carrier-protein] synthase family protein yields MASTPRRTVLTGFGVLSPIGSTPEAFWDALVAGVCGVRTISLLDASELPCHIAGEVPNFSAKAMIDKSYRRSLNAMARTVELGVIGSQLGLANAGIAKGTVPAHRIGIEFASLMGATELNDMAAASRIASPDGKTLDYGVWGSAGLNEIAPLWMLKYLPNMPACHTTILYDIQGPSNTQIPGDTSGLVALAEAARIIRRDAADVMVVGSSEGRINPITLSRYNLFLQLSKRNDDPAHAVRPFDLTRDGTVYGEGAAVFALEELEHARGRKANIVGELVGWAAGVDRGKKGPGLARVIRNALAAAGIEPKDVDHVNAHGTGTTVGDAFEARGIADVFGRDVPVFAPLSRFGNLGAASGLMELACSVQAFKNGLLPGTLNHESPDPACPISVHVGAPRPVTKPYVVKVTYTDLGQCAAAVVKRWDS; encoded by the coding sequence ATGGCAAGTACCCCCCGCCGCACCGTGCTGACCGGGTTCGGCGTGCTCAGTCCGATCGGTTCGACGCCCGAAGCGTTCTGGGACGCCCTGGTCGCGGGGGTGTGCGGCGTTCGCACGATCTCGCTCCTGGACGCGTCCGAACTGCCGTGCCACATCGCGGGCGAGGTGCCGAACTTCTCCGCGAAGGCGATGATCGACAAGAGCTACCGCCGCTCGCTCAACGCGATGGCACGCACCGTCGAGTTGGGGGTGATCGGGTCGCAGCTCGGGCTGGCCAACGCCGGGATCGCGAAGGGGACCGTTCCGGCGCACCGGATCGGGATCGAGTTCGCGTCGCTCATGGGTGCTACCGAACTGAACGACATGGCCGCGGCCAGCCGGATCGCGTCGCCCGACGGAAAAACGCTGGACTACGGGGTCTGGGGCTCGGCCGGGCTGAACGAGATCGCGCCGCTCTGGATGCTCAAGTACCTGCCGAACATGCCGGCGTGTCACACGACCATCCTCTACGACATCCAGGGGCCGAGCAACACCCAGATCCCCGGCGACACCTCCGGCCTCGTCGCCCTCGCCGAAGCGGCCCGCATCATCCGCCGCGACGCGGCCGACGTGATGGTCGTGGGCAGCAGCGAGGGGCGCATCAACCCGATCACGCTGAGCCGCTACAACCTGTTCCTGCAACTGTCGAAACGCAACGACGACCCGGCGCACGCGGTCCGGCCGTTCGACCTCACCCGCGACGGCACCGTGTACGGCGAAGGGGCGGCGGTGTTCGCCCTGGAAGAGCTTGAACACGCCAGGGGCCGGAAGGCGAACATCGTCGGCGAACTGGTCGGGTGGGCGGCGGGGGTGGACCGCGGGAAGAAGGGGCCGGGGCTGGCCCGCGTCATCCGGAACGCGCTGGCGGCGGCCGGCATTGAGCCGAAGGACGTGGACCACGTCAACGCGCACGGCACCGGCACCACGGTGGGCGATGCGTTCGAGGCCCGCGGCATTGCCGACGTGTTCGGGCGGGATGTGCCGGTTTTCGCGCCGCTGAGCCGGTTCGGCAACCTCGGGGCCGCGTCCGGGCTCATGGAACTGGCGTGCAGCGTGCAGGCGTTCAAGAACGGCCTGCTGCCCGGAACGCTGAACCACGAGAGCCCCGATCCGGCGTGTCCTATTAGCGTCCACGTTGGCGCGCCCCGGCCCGTCACGAAGCCGTACGTCGTGAAGGTCACTTACACCGACCTGGGCCAGTGTGCGGCGGCGGTGGTGAAGCGGTGGGATTCGTAG
- a CDS encoding beta-ketoacyl-[acyl-carrier-protein] synthase family protein, whose protein sequence is MRKRVVITGMGVITPLGHSVAELFANSAAGRTAVGPIRHFDARTFPTTFASEVKGFDLAKYLPDANRFDNCGVNTKFALAAGKQALADAGLLDVKGDRSRMGVYLGSGEGKEDFEALTTSTAQATAPGERVCNIREAVGLLYRRLSGPQEAEQEMYGPSGYLADTFVLEGPFASCQTACAASSQAIGEAAEMIRTGEADVMLAGGSHSMIMPLGITGFNRLTALSQRNDSPQTASRPFDLTRDGFVIGEGAGLVVLEDLEHAKKRGANILAELTGYGSTADAFRMTDPHPEGRGAIRCMRDALADAGLNPTDIGYINAHGTSTQANDSAETAAIKAVFGDYAYKLPVSSSKSMLGHLIAAAGVAELVISVMALQKGVIPPTINLETPDPVCDLDYVPRTAREVRFDHVLSNSFGFGGQNIALVASAFRG, encoded by the coding sequence ATGCGTAAACGGGTCGTCATCACCGGGATGGGCGTCATCACCCCGCTGGGGCACAGCGTGGCCGAGCTGTTCGCCAACTCCGCCGCGGGGCGCACCGCGGTCGGCCCGATCCGGCACTTCGACGCGCGCACGTTCCCGACCACCTTCGCCTCCGAGGTAAAGGGGTTCGATCTCGCGAAGTACCTTCCGGACGCGAACCGTTTCGACAACTGCGGCGTGAACACGAAGTTCGCGCTGGCCGCGGGCAAGCAGGCCCTCGCCGACGCCGGGCTGCTCGACGTGAAGGGCGACCGGTCGCGGATGGGCGTGTACCTCGGCTCCGGCGAGGGCAAAGAGGACTTCGAGGCCCTCACGACCAGCACCGCGCAGGCCACCGCCCCGGGCGAGCGGGTGTGCAACATCCGCGAGGCCGTCGGGCTGCTGTACCGGCGCCTCAGCGGCCCGCAAGAGGCCGAGCAAGAGATGTACGGCCCGTCCGGCTACCTCGCCGACACGTTCGTGCTGGAGGGGCCGTTCGCGTCGTGCCAAACGGCGTGCGCGGCCAGCTCGCAGGCCATCGGCGAGGCGGCCGAGATGATCCGCACCGGCGAGGCGGACGTGATGCTCGCCGGCGGGTCGCACAGCATGATCATGCCGCTGGGCATCACCGGGTTCAACCGGCTGACGGCCCTCTCGCAGCGCAACGACAGCCCCCAGACCGCCAGCCGCCCGTTCGACCTGACCCGCGACGGGTTCGTCATCGGCGAGGGGGCGGGGCTGGTCGTGCTGGAGGACCTGGAGCACGCGAAGAAGCGCGGCGCGAACATCCTCGCCGAGCTGACCGGGTACGGCTCGACGGCCGACGCGTTCCGGATGACGGACCCGCACCCGGAAGGGCGCGGGGCGATCCGCTGCATGCGGGACGCGCTCGCGGACGCCGGGCTGAACCCCACCGACATCGGGTACATCAACGCGCACGGCACCAGCACCCAGGCGAACGACTCCGCGGAGACGGCGGCCATCAAGGCGGTGTTCGGCGATTACGCCTACAAGCTGCCGGTGTCGAGCAGCAAAAGCATGCTGGGCCATTTAATCGCTGCGGCCGGCGTGGCCGAACTGGTGATTTCGGTAATGGCGCTTCAGAAAGGTGTGATCCCCCCGACGATCAATTTGGAGACGCCGGACCCGGTGTGCGACCTCGATTACGTCCCCAGGACCGCGCGCGAGGTGCGGTTCGACCACGTGCTGTCGAACAGCTTCGGCTTCGGCGGGCAGAACATCGCACTGGTCGCGAGCGCGTTCCGGGGGTGA
- a CDS encoding alpha/beta hydrolase — MVFWLTIVVSLLIAVPPVAAGLFLSVVYLYVRWRYMGFLTRIFQEKPLFVVPRGEPDPLASEVTIAAADGLALRGCYIPTTAPERKGVILFGLEFGSNRWACRQYCQALIASGYDVFAVETRNQGESERDANYEPLQWVTDRDVSDMRSAVAYLKSRPDAPANGIGIFGISKGGSTGLIVAAADPWVKCVVTDGMYGTHTTLVPYMQRWIQIYSGNRRIQKVLPNWFYGAIGTVGVKKVARNRGVTYPSVEKAAAKLFRPLLMIHGGGDTYIKPEMAQSLFARATGRKKLWVVPNAKHNQALHVATDDYNRTVTEFFDRHLAKKALEAVG, encoded by the coding sequence GTGGTTTTCTGGCTGACGATCGTCGTCTCGCTACTTATCGCGGTCCCGCCGGTCGCGGCCGGGTTATTCCTGTCCGTCGTGTACCTGTACGTGCGATGGCGGTACATGGGGTTCCTGACCCGCATCTTCCAGGAGAAGCCGCTGTTCGTGGTGCCGCGCGGCGAGCCGGACCCGCTGGCCAGCGAGGTCACCATTGCCGCGGCCGACGGGCTGGCGCTGCGCGGGTGTTACATCCCGACCACCGCGCCCGAACGTAAAGGCGTGATCCTGTTCGGCCTGGAATTCGGCTCCAACCGGTGGGCGTGTCGCCAGTACTGCCAGGCGCTGATCGCGTCCGGCTACGACGTGTTCGCGGTCGAAACGCGGAACCAGGGCGAGAGCGAGCGCGATGCGAACTACGAACCGCTCCAGTGGGTCACGGACCGGGACGTGTCCGACATGCGGTCGGCGGTCGCGTACCTGAAGTCGCGCCCGGACGCTCCGGCCAACGGGATCGGCATTTTCGGGATCAGCAAGGGAGGCAGCACCGGGCTGATCGTCGCCGCCGCCGACCCCTGGGTGAAGTGCGTCGTCACCGACGGTATGTACGGCACGCACACGACGCTGGTGCCGTACATGCAGCGCTGGATTCAGATCTACAGCGGAAACCGGCGCATCCAGAAGGTGCTGCCGAACTGGTTCTACGGCGCGATCGGCACCGTGGGCGTGAAGAAGGTGGCACGCAACCGCGGGGTGACGTACCCGAGTGTGGAAAAGGCCGCGGCGAAGTTGTTCCGGCCGCTGCTGATGATCCACGGCGGCGGCGACACGTACATCAAGCCGGAAATGGCCCAGTCGCTGTTCGCCCGCGCGACCGGTCGTAAGAAGCTGTGGGTGGTTCCCAACGCGAAACACAACCAGGCGTTGCACGTCGCGACCGACGATTACAACCGCACGGTGACCGAGTTCTTCGACCGGCACCTGGCGAAAAAAGCCCTGGAGGCGGTGGGGTAG